A section of the Gloeobacter violaceus PCC 7421 genome encodes:
- a CDS encoding sugar O-acetyltransferase yields the protein MARSEKEKMLAGELYRASDPELVALRVSARGLLALYNATEPGPGERRQQLLRELLGAVGTMVEIEPPFFCDYGSQIYAGEGFYLNTGCVILDCAPVTIGTNVLCAPGVHIYTATHPTEPALRRSGLELAAPVTIGDNVWLGGKAIVCPGVTIGQNTTIGAGSVVVKSIPANVIAAGNPCRVLRHLD from the coding sequence ATGGCGCGAAGCGAAAAAGAAAAGATGCTCGCCGGTGAACTCTATCGTGCGAGCGATCCCGAACTGGTGGCCCTGCGGGTGAGCGCGCGCGGACTGCTCGCCCTCTACAACGCCACCGAACCCGGACCAGGGGAGCGGCGGCAACAATTGCTGCGCGAGCTGTTGGGCGCCGTCGGAACGATGGTGGAAATCGAGCCGCCCTTTTTCTGCGACTACGGCAGTCAGATCTATGCCGGGGAAGGATTCTACCTGAATACCGGCTGCGTTATCCTCGACTGCGCCCCGGTCACTATCGGCACCAATGTGCTGTGCGCTCCTGGGGTGCATATCTACACCGCCACGCACCCCACCGAGCCTGCCCTGCGCCGGTCGGGCCTTGAATTGGCCGCCCCGGTAACCATTGGCGACAACGTCTGGCTCGGGGGCAAGGCAATCGTCTGTCCGGGGGTGACGATCGGCCAGAACACCACCATCGGCGCGGGCAGCGTCGTAGTCAAAAGTATCCCCGCCAACGTCATCGCCGCCGGCAATCCGTGCCGGGTGCTGCGCCATCTCGATTGA
- a CDS encoding MlaE family lipid ABC transporter permease subunit: MEWIQRLISAGLLAGQVLIHLLRGRIHWRNTVDQLSVVGTESVLVAVITAITIGMVFTIQVAREFISFGASSAIGGVLAIALTRELAPVLTAVIIAGRVGSAFAAEVGTMRVTEQIDALEVLRTDPIDYLVTPRVIACAVMLPVLTIVADVTGLAGGLFITTQLYGISATLYLDSARNLLESWDMISGLIKAGIFGVLIALIGTNWGLTTTGGARGVGNSTTQSVVTALLTIFIVNFILSALMFRGAGEALQRGF; this comes from the coding sequence ATGGAATGGATCCAGAGGCTGATCTCGGCCGGATTGCTGGCGGGTCAAGTGCTCATTCATCTGCTGCGCGGGCGCATTCACTGGCGCAACACGGTCGATCAACTCTCGGTGGTCGGCACCGAATCGGTACTGGTGGCCGTGATCACCGCCATCACGATCGGCATGGTCTTCACGATCCAGGTGGCGCGTGAATTCATTTCTTTCGGTGCTTCCTCCGCCATCGGCGGTGTGCTTGCCATCGCCCTCACCCGCGAACTGGCCCCGGTGCTCACCGCCGTGATCATCGCCGGGCGGGTGGGTTCGGCTTTTGCGGCCGAGGTAGGCACGATGCGCGTCACCGAGCAAATCGACGCGCTGGAGGTGCTGCGCACCGATCCGATCGACTATTTGGTCACCCCACGGGTGATTGCCTGCGCGGTGATGCTGCCGGTACTCACCATCGTGGCGGACGTCACGGGATTGGCGGGCGGATTATTCATCACTACCCAGCTTTACGGCATCTCGGCCACGCTCTACCTTGATTCGGCCCGCAACTTGCTGGAGAGCTGGGACATGATTAGCGGCCTGATCAAGGCGGGCATTTTCGGGGTGCTCATCGCCCTCATCGGCACCAATTGGGGACTGACCACCACCGGCGGCGCCCGGGGGGTGGGCAACTCCACCACCCAGTCGGTGGTGACGGCCCTTTTGACGATTTTTATCGTCAATTTCATCCTCTCGGCCTTGATGTTTCGGGGAGCGGGCGAGGCCCTGCAAAGGGGGTTCTAG
- the rppA gene encoding two-component system response regulator RppA, translating to MHLLLVEDEAELADPLAAMLKREGHVVETSYDGEHAWDLLSSQSFDLVILDWMLPGHSGLDLCRRLRAGGRSVPVLMLTARDTIDSKLAGFEAGADDYLVKPFELRELLARVRALLRRPPERQSDELRLGDLVLDVSNKLVRRAGRPIDLSAKEYQLLEYFMRHPGQLLTHEQILEHVWDSGAEPNSNVVAAQVKLLRRKIDKDAGTALIHTVYGQGYRFGMP from the coding sequence GTGCACCTGCTGTTGGTCGAGGACGAAGCGGAACTGGCCGATCCCCTGGCTGCGATGCTGAAACGCGAAGGCCACGTGGTCGAAACAAGCTACGACGGGGAGCACGCCTGGGATCTGCTTTCAAGCCAGAGCTTCGATTTGGTCATCCTCGATTGGATGCTGCCTGGTCACTCGGGACTGGATTTGTGCCGCCGGCTGCGCGCCGGGGGGCGCTCGGTACCGGTGTTGATGCTCACCGCCCGCGACACGATCGACAGCAAACTCGCCGGTTTTGAGGCCGGCGCGGACGATTATTTGGTCAAACCCTTCGAGCTGCGCGAGTTGCTTGCCCGGGTGCGGGCCTTGTTGCGCCGTCCTCCCGAGCGACAGTCCGACGAGTTGCGTCTGGGTGATCTGGTGCTCGATGTCAGCAACAAGCTTGTCCGCCGCGCCGGTCGTCCCATCGATCTGTCGGCCAAAGAATATCAGTTGCTCGAATACTTCATGCGCCATCCCGGCCAGTTGCTCACCCATGAGCAGATCCTGGAGCACGTTTGGGACTCGGGGGCCGAACCGAACAGCAACGTGGTGGCAGCCCAGGTTAAACTGCTGCGTCGCAAAATCGACAAAGACGCCGGCACTGCCCTGATTCACACAGTCTACGGGCAGGGTTACCGCTTCGGGATGCCGTAA
- a CDS encoding energy transducer TonB translates to MDSNTEPFTPFEPTSSGTASGWIIALSVIGSAVLHGGVMLLNLPEPKAPEPPPVQKMVMVQTAPPKPPEIKQPAPPKPKPKPPEPVQTKPKSKSVAKRSAPQKAKASRPILSSKAPVQSETTVSENMLSGSRGTGYGTEKGEDFGSTSPVGVDGGTGGTEAVEAPPPPPPPPLVNARPKGNVQPDYPEIAQQNNWEGRVIVKAFVNPDGTVAEVQVAKSSGHVELDNAAMEAVKRTTFEPARRGEEVVSAWVRVPITFSLQ, encoded by the coding sequence ATGGATTCCAATACAGAACCGTTTACGCCGTTTGAACCGACTTCCTCGGGAACTGCAAGTGGCTGGATTATTGCGCTGAGTGTAATCGGATCGGCGGTGTTGCACGGGGGAGTGATGCTCTTGAACCTGCCGGAGCCCAAAGCTCCCGAGCCGCCGCCCGTGCAGAAGATGGTGATGGTGCAGACCGCACCTCCTAAGCCGCCCGAGATTAAGCAGCCCGCTCCCCCCAAGCCGAAGCCCAAGCCGCCCGAGCCGGTACAAACGAAGCCCAAGTCCAAGTCGGTGGCGAAGCGAAGCGCGCCGCAAAAAGCCAAAGCCTCGCGCCCGATCCTGAGCAGCAAAGCTCCGGTTCAATCTGAGACCACCGTTTCGGAAAACATGCTGTCCGGTTCGCGCGGCACCGGCTACGGTACCGAAAAGGGCGAAGATTTCGGGAGTACTTCGCCGGTGGGTGTGGACGGTGGCACCGGCGGTACCGAGGCGGTGGAAGCACCGCCGCCCCCACCGCCGCCGCCCCTGGTCAACGCCCGGCCGAAGGGCAACGTCCAGCCCGACTATCCGGAAATTGCCCAGCAGAACAACTGGGAAGGGCGGGTGATTGTCAAAGCTTTTGTCAATCCCGACGGCACGGTAGCCGAGGTGCAGGTGGCCAAATCCTCTGGCCATGTGGAACTGGACAACGCGGCGATGGAAGCGGTGAAACGCACTACCTTCGAACCTGCCCGCCGCGGCGAAGAAGTGGTCTCCGCCTGGGTACGGGTACCGATCACTTTCTCGTTGCAGTAG
- the msrA gene encoding peptide-methionine (S)-S-oxide reductase MsrA, producing the protein MPLRRLAFVRFLGRALPIVALSAGTLACSASSATTPDPATDAALTSAVGPQTAVFAGGCFWGVEAVFEHLKGVEDAVSGYAGGDASTAKYAAVGSGRSGHAEAVRITYDPSKITYGQLLKVFFQVAHDPTQLNRQGPDQGTQYRSAIFFTDGEQQRIAQTYIEQLDKARVFPQPIVTQLAPLQKFYLAEPYHQDFVKLNPAHPYVVFHDLPKLAQLRKQFSNLYQDQS; encoded by the coding sequence ATGCCACTACGCCGTTTAGCCTTCGTCCGCTTCCTGGGCCGCGCTTTGCCGATTGTGGCATTGAGCGCCGGAACGCTCGCTTGCAGCGCTTCCTCCGCGACCACTCCCGATCCGGCCACGGATGCGGCCTTGACCAGTGCCGTCGGCCCCCAGACTGCGGTGTTTGCCGGGGGATGCTTTTGGGGGGTCGAGGCGGTCTTCGAGCACCTCAAAGGCGTCGAAGATGCGGTCTCCGGCTACGCCGGAGGTGACGCCTCCACCGCCAAATACGCAGCGGTGGGCTCCGGCCGGTCGGGCCACGCCGAAGCGGTGCGCATCACCTACGACCCGTCCAAAATCACCTACGGTCAATTGTTGAAGGTGTTCTTTCAGGTGGCCCACGACCCGACCCAGCTCAACCGACAGGGACCGGACCAGGGTACCCAGTACCGCTCGGCCATCTTTTTTACCGATGGCGAACAGCAGCGCATTGCTCAAACGTACATCGAACAGCTCGACAAAGCGCGCGTTTTCCCGCAACCGATTGTCACCCAACTGGCGCCCCTGCAGAAGTTCTATCTAGCCGAGCCCTATCACCAGGACTTCGTCAAGCTCAACCCTGCCCATCCCTACGTGGTCTTCCACGATCTGCCCAAGCTCGCCCAACTGCGCAAACAATTTTCCAATCTGTACCAAGACCAAAGCTGA
- the htpG gene encoding molecular chaperone HtpG, whose protein sequence is MQERGSITVHTENIFPIIKRWLYSDKDIFLRELISNAADAISKLKMLGYSGEFHNSGEEFEIHVTLDKEAKTLSVTDNGIGMTAEEVKKYINQVAFSSAEEFLQKYQGDDVKQQIIGHFGLGFYSAFMVAGKVEIDTLSYKSGAEAVLWSCDGTTAFELTSSGRTERGTTVRLLIDTENEEFLDEVKVRQLIRNYCDFLPVPIKFNGEAANRQKPLWTQSPSSLKDEDYKEFYSYLYPLDDEPLFWIHLNTDYPFNLQGILYFPRLRSDIDWTKGQIRLFCNQVFVSNNVEEIIPQFLTPLQGAVDSPDIPLNVSRSFLQNDRTVRRIADYITKKVGDRLKELHRDDYERYVQCWKDINMFIKYGVMNSDKFYEQVKDILIFPVALGESYTTLKDYLEHNKEKTGGKVYYASDTGAQAPYIELLKSQDIEVLLLDAYIDTHFVSFLERHNSEARFARVDSDLDENVLSKDKAAELVDPATNKTRSEQLVELFQRQLGQAKLKVRAEALKSEATPAVLLLPESLRRIKEMTALVQQKPMEFLDDHTLVLNTSNPLIQNVQRLADTGRDDALVTLVCQHVYDLALLSQKSFDAAAMGQFIQRSNDVLTRLSNRAVE, encoded by the coding sequence ATGCAAGAGAGAGGCAGTATCACCGTCCACACCGAGAACATCTTCCCGATCATCAAGCGTTGGCTGTACTCCGACAAAGACATCTTTCTGCGCGAGCTTATCTCCAACGCCGCCGACGCGATCAGCAAGCTTAAGATGCTCGGCTACTCCGGGGAATTTCACAATAGCGGCGAGGAATTCGAGATCCACGTCACCCTCGATAAAGAGGCTAAAACGCTGAGTGTGACCGACAACGGCATCGGCATGACCGCCGAGGAAGTCAAAAAGTATATCAACCAGGTGGCTTTTTCGAGCGCCGAAGAATTCTTGCAAAAGTACCAGGGCGATGATGTCAAGCAGCAGATCATCGGCCACTTCGGCCTGGGCTTCTACTCGGCGTTCATGGTGGCAGGCAAAGTCGAGATCGACACGCTCTCCTATAAAAGTGGCGCCGAGGCGGTGCTGTGGAGTTGCGACGGCACTACCGCCTTCGAACTCACCTCTTCCGGGCGTACCGAGCGGGGCACGACCGTCCGGCTCTTGATCGACACCGAGAACGAAGAGTTTCTCGATGAGGTCAAGGTCCGGCAACTTATCCGCAACTACTGCGACTTTCTACCGGTACCCATCAAATTCAACGGTGAGGCGGCCAACCGCCAAAAGCCGCTTTGGACCCAATCGCCGAGCAGTCTCAAAGACGAGGATTACAAGGAATTCTACAGTTACTTGTATCCCCTGGATGACGAGCCGCTCTTCTGGATCCACCTCAATACCGATTATCCCTTCAACCTGCAGGGCATTCTCTATTTTCCGCGCCTACGCTCCGACATCGATTGGACCAAGGGACAGATTCGCCTTTTTTGCAATCAGGTGTTCGTGAGCAACAACGTCGAGGAAATTATTCCCCAGTTTCTAACACCATTGCAAGGAGCGGTCGACAGCCCCGACATTCCGCTCAACGTCTCGCGCTCCTTTTTGCAGAACGACCGCACCGTGCGCCGCATCGCCGATTACATCACCAAAAAAGTCGGCGATCGCCTCAAGGAACTGCACCGCGACGACTACGAGCGCTATGTGCAGTGCTGGAAAGACATCAACATGTTCATCAAGTACGGCGTGATGAACTCCGACAAATTTTATGAGCAGGTCAAGGACATCTTGATCTTCCCGGTGGCCCTGGGTGAGAGCTACACCACCCTCAAAGACTACCTGGAGCACAACAAAGAAAAGACCGGGGGCAAAGTCTACTACGCCAGCGACACCGGTGCCCAAGCGCCTTACATCGAACTGCTCAAAAGCCAGGATATCGAAGTGCTGTTGCTCGATGCCTACATCGACACCCACTTCGTCTCGTTCCTGGAGCGGCACAACAGCGAGGCGCGCTTCGCCCGGGTCGACTCCGACCTGGACGAAAACGTCCTGAGCAAAGACAAAGCCGCCGAACTGGTGGACCCGGCCACCAACAAGACCCGCAGTGAGCAACTGGTGGAATTATTTCAGCGGCAGCTCGGCCAGGCCAAGCTCAAAGTGCGCGCCGAGGCGCTCAAAAGCGAGGCCACCCCGGCGGTGCTGTTGCTCCCGGAGTCGCTTCGGCGCATCAAGGAGATGACCGCCCTGGTGCAGCAAAAACCGATGGAGTTCTTGGACGACCATACCCTGGTGCTCAACACCAGCAATCCCCTCATCCAGAACGTCCAGCGGCTGGCGGATACCGGCCGCGACGACGCGCTGGTGACGCTCGTTTGCCAACATGTCTACGATCTGGCGCTGCTGTCACAAAAGAGCTTCGATGCGGCGGCGATGGGTCAGTTCATCCAGCGCTCCAACGACGTGCTGACCCGCCTGTCGAACCGGGCGGTGGAGTAA
- a CDS encoding DUF3667 domain-containing protein: MEGEQVQSEGKDSLLAYAVNRMFSFFNHQTVRTMAEADARVPQPLPVDSPVPAKLTRAQKREQVRAARRSPVCLNCGELTPGNYCINCGQLNETYRVSTRKLVADFINDYFTVDLKFPKSVLPLLFKPGFLTNEYIAGRRARYIAPLRMYLFVSVLYFVILGFFSNTLFDNSNDFTVQTDAGADAPAKVLDNSKATRKIDNALKPPNPKLDPPGADQKGVSVRIGDDGSLPLDIKPEDIEVDTGNPDLDRFLDRQIRAKVDDYTAPGGQERLIRDIEDNLPIAVFTLLPVFAFLLKVFYWRSGRYYAEHLIFSLHFHAFIFLTLGLATLVNSNLLLPWTPVVHLLYLFVAMMMVYQQGWLKTLIKYSLLIIGYSIAIIFSIVLVALLTFVF, encoded by the coding sequence ATGGAGGGTGAGCAGGTACAGTCCGAGGGGAAAGATTCGTTGCTAGCATATGCGGTGAACAGGATGTTCAGTTTTTTCAATCACCAGACGGTACGGACGATGGCCGAAGCCGATGCGAGAGTGCCCCAGCCGCTGCCTGTCGACTCTCCTGTACCAGCCAAACTCACGCGCGCCCAGAAGCGCGAACAGGTCCGCGCCGCCCGCCGCTCGCCCGTTTGCCTCAACTGCGGCGAACTGACCCCCGGCAACTACTGCATCAACTGCGGGCAACTTAACGAAACGTACCGGGTCTCGACCCGGAAGTTGGTCGCCGATTTCATCAACGACTATTTCACCGTCGATCTTAAATTTCCCAAAAGTGTTCTGCCGCTCTTGTTCAAACCCGGTTTTTTGACCAACGAATACATCGCAGGCCGTAGAGCACGCTACATCGCTCCCCTGCGCATGTATTTGTTTGTGAGCGTTCTTTATTTTGTGATTTTAGGGTTTTTCAGCAACACCCTTTTCGACAACTCAAATGATTTCACAGTGCAGACGGACGCAGGAGCCGACGCTCCTGCAAAGGTTCTGGATAATTCCAAAGCCACTCGGAAGATCGACAACGCGCTCAAACCGCCAAATCCAAAGCTTGATCCCCCCGGCGCCGATCAAAAAGGCGTCAGTGTTCGCATTGGCGACGACGGCAGCCTGCCGCTAGACATCAAGCCCGAGGATATCGAGGTTGATACTGGAAACCCGGACCTCGATCGCTTTCTTGACAGGCAAATTCGTGCCAAAGTCGACGACTACACAGCCCCGGGCGGACAGGAGCGTCTCATTCGCGACATTGAGGACAATTTGCCGATCGCAGTCTTCACCCTTCTGCCTGTGTTCGCTTTTCTGCTGAAGGTCTTCTACTGGCGCAGCGGGCGCTACTACGCCGAGCATCTAATCTTCTCGCTCCACTTCCATGCCTTTATTTTTCTGACGTTGGGCCTGGCCACGCTGGTGAACAGCAATCTGCTGTTACCCTGGACACCCGTTGTCCATCTTCTATATCTGTTCGTCGCGATGATGATGGTATACCAGCAGGGATGGCTGAAGACGTTGATTAAATATTCACTGCTCATAATCGGCTACAGTATCGCCATTATTTTTTCGATCGTGCTGGTGGCTTTGCTCACTTTTGTATTTTGA
- the nth gene encoding endonuclease III domain-containing protein, whose amino-acid sequence MAIETMVTPGGVRAVMEGLAATYRGRGSVELGEPYRVLVSTVISQRTREEQTTAVSQRVFARYPDMASLAAADEKELLVLLAGSEYREAKGPRLIAMATILLEKYGGRVPDDIDALLALPGIGRKTANCVLIYAFNREAICVDTHMHKIANRLGWVTTKTPEQTEKALEVVMPRDLWAGSNRLFLQHGRAICLSGAPPLCSRCPVRPWCAYGQEPTARKR is encoded by the coding sequence ATGGCAATCGAGACAATGGTGACTCCCGGGGGGGTGCGGGCGGTGATGGAGGGTCTGGCGGCCACCTACCGCGGCCGGGGCTCGGTGGAATTGGGCGAGCCTTACCGGGTGTTGGTCTCGACGGTGATTTCCCAGCGCACCCGCGAAGAGCAGACCACAGCGGTCTCGCAGCGCGTCTTCGCGCGCTATCCGGACATGGCTTCACTGGCTGCGGCCGATGAAAAAGAATTGCTCGTGCTGCTTGCCGGCAGCGAGTACCGGGAGGCCAAAGGGCCGCGCCTGATTGCCATGGCGACAATCCTGCTTGAAAAGTACGGCGGCCGGGTTCCTGACGATATCGACGCACTGCTTGCTCTACCGGGCATTGGTCGCAAGACGGCCAACTGTGTGCTCATCTATGCCTTCAACCGCGAGGCCATCTGCGTCGATACCCACATGCACAAAATCGCCAATCGACTGGGCTGGGTGACAACGAAGACCCCCGAGCAGACCGAAAAAGCGCTCGAAGTCGTGATGCCGCGCGATCTGTGGGCCGGGAGCAACCGACTGTTTTTGCAGCACGGCCGGGCAATCTGCCTGAGCGGCGCTCCGCCCCTGTGCAGCCGCTGCCCGGTTCGCCCCTGGTGCGCCTACGGCCAGGAGCCGACGGCCCGCAAACGCTGA
- a CDS encoding GAF domain-containing sensor histidine kinase yields the protein MGFPANEDERLAALRRYKVLDTPPEPGFERITALAVRLFAVPVCVISLVDECRVWFKSKVGWSGEQVQRDESLCSWAILQKELMVIHDARFDGRLACNPWVQAEPGIRFYAGAPLTSPDGFNLGTLCLIDTQPHATFDEPQRRTLADLAAIVVDELELRLSLESAEQSRLAAEAANRAKDEFLALLSHELRTPLNPIIGWTQMLKRGSVAADKQVEVLEIIERNAKLQNQLIQDLLDVARIEQGKFSHRPQPVILSGVVQAAVEAVRTLAKDAGVALEVEVAERLPEVMVDPTRMQQVVWNLLTNAIKFTPSGGWVQLHLVEAADCLCLVVSDSGTGISPAFIPHLFERFRQAGDAGTRRQGGLGLGLFIVRYIVELHGGRVWAKSDGQGKGAVFTVELPLCECRANASDSVLAAEP from the coding sequence GTGGGTTTTCCCGCGAACGAGGACGAACGCCTGGCGGCTTTGCGGCGCTACAAGGTCCTCGATACTCCCCCCGAGCCCGGCTTTGAGCGGATAACGGCCCTCGCGGTTCGGCTTTTCGCGGTGCCAGTCTGTGTCATCTCGTTGGTGGACGAATGCCGTGTCTGGTTTAAGTCCAAGGTCGGCTGGAGCGGCGAACAAGTTCAGCGCGACGAGTCATTGTGCAGCTGGGCGATCTTGCAGAAAGAACTGATGGTGATCCACGACGCCCGGTTCGACGGGCGGTTGGCGTGCAACCCGTGGGTCCAGGCTGAACCCGGCATTCGCTTCTACGCGGGGGCACCACTGACCAGCCCGGACGGTTTCAACCTGGGTACCCTTTGTCTGATCGACACCCAACCGCACGCGACCTTCGACGAACCGCAGCGCCGGACACTCGCAGACCTGGCGGCCATTGTCGTCGACGAACTGGAATTGCGGCTGTCACTGGAGAGTGCCGAGCAGTCGCGATTGGCGGCCGAAGCCGCCAATCGCGCCAAGGACGAGTTTTTGGCCCTGCTCAGTCACGAGTTGCGCACACCGCTCAACCCGATCATCGGCTGGACCCAGATGCTCAAGCGCGGCTCGGTGGCCGCCGACAAGCAGGTGGAGGTGCTCGAGATCATCGAGCGCAACGCCAAGCTGCAAAACCAGCTCATCCAGGACCTGCTCGATGTCGCGCGCATCGAGCAGGGAAAGTTCAGCCACCGGCCCCAGCCGGTGATTCTGAGCGGGGTGGTGCAGGCGGCGGTGGAGGCGGTGCGCACCCTGGCCAAGGACGCCGGGGTGGCCTTGGAAGTCGAAGTGGCCGAGCGGTTGCCGGAGGTGATGGTCGATCCCACCCGCATGCAACAGGTGGTCTGGAACTTGCTTACCAATGCCATCAAGTTCACCCCGTCCGGCGGCTGGGTGCAGCTGCACTTGGTGGAGGCGGCCGACTGCCTGTGCCTGGTGGTATCTGACAGCGGGACAGGCATCTCGCCTGCGTTTATCCCGCATCTGTTCGAGCGCTTTCGCCAGGCGGGAGACGCGGGCACGCGCAGGCAAGGGGGCCTGGGATTGGGCCTGTTTATCGTGCGCTACATCGTCGAACTGCACGGCGGTCGGGTTTGGGCCAAGAGCGATGGGCAAGGCAAGGGGGCAGTTTTTACCGTCGAACTGCCCCTGTGCGAGTGCCGTGCGAATGCTTCCGACTCCGTCTTGGCGGCGGAACCCTGA
- a CDS encoding MarR family winged helix-turn-helix transcriptional regulator, whose amino-acid sequence MGTKYRGTPAEVRALDAYIKLTRASDAVSGRIHAHLAGANLTVSQFGVLEALLHLGPLCQSALAGKLLKSGGNMTLVIDNLEKRGLVERVRSVTDRRYITVHLTEAGRELVERLLKPHVQGVVAAMDALTPDEQETLGTLCRKLGTAQLGTPADK is encoded by the coding sequence ATGGGAACGAAGTATCGGGGCACCCCGGCGGAGGTCCGGGCACTGGACGCCTATATCAAACTGACGCGGGCCAGCGATGCGGTGAGTGGCCGCATCCACGCGCATCTTGCCGGTGCCAACCTCACCGTCAGCCAGTTTGGCGTCCTCGAAGCGCTGTTGCACCTGGGGCCGCTCTGTCAGAGTGCTCTGGCGGGGAAATTGCTCAAAAGCGGCGGCAATATGACCCTGGTGATCGACAACCTTGAAAAGCGGGGACTGGTAGAACGGGTCCGCTCCGTCACCGACCGCCGCTATATCACGGTGCACCTCACCGAGGCCGGGCGGGAACTGGTCGAGCGGCTGCTCAAGCCCCACGTCCAGGGGGTGGTCGCGGCGATGGACGCCCTCACCCCCGACGAGCAAGAGACCCTCGGCACCCTGTGCCGCAAACTCGGCACGGCTCAACTGGGGACACCGGCAGACAAGTAG
- the chlG gene encoding chlorophyll synthase ChlG, whose protein sequence is MKQTEGIGIMENTQAKDTRKTRSLLGMRGADTNAQRPLWQIRLQLMKPVTWIPLMWGVLCGTASAGMFNWAGYFQWNGTYVLAGVACMVLSGPLLAGYTQTLNDYYDRELDAINEPYRPIPSGAIAIAQVVAQILGLLGLGLALAVGLDLWAAAEFGARHTPWVLTGLTLFGAFLAYIYSAPPLKLKQNGWLGNYALGASYIALPWCAGHALFGSLSPTIVVLTLFYSFSGLGIAIVNDFKSIEGDRKLGLRSLPVIFGVDRAAWICVLMIDVFQIGVLGYLLYLQSWVYAAVLAALIVPQIVFQRRFLADPVANDVRYQASSQPFLVFGMLVTGLALGWGSL, encoded by the coding sequence ATGAAGCAGACAGAAGGCATCGGGATCATGGAAAACACCCAGGCCAAGGACACGCGCAAGACCCGCAGCCTGTTGGGGATGCGGGGGGCGGACACCAACGCGCAGCGCCCGCTGTGGCAGATCCGGTTGCAGTTGATGAAGCCCGTCACCTGGATTCCGTTGATGTGGGGGGTGCTCTGCGGCACCGCCTCCGCAGGTATGTTCAATTGGGCGGGTTACTTCCAGTGGAACGGTACCTATGTGCTGGCCGGCGTCGCCTGCATGGTGCTGAGCGGACCGCTTTTGGCCGGTTATACCCAGACGCTCAACGACTATTACGACCGCGAACTCGATGCCATCAACGAGCCCTACCGGCCCATCCCCTCAGGAGCGATCGCGATCGCTCAGGTGGTGGCCCAGATTCTCGGTCTGCTGGGACTGGGGCTGGCCCTGGCGGTGGGTCTCGATCTGTGGGCGGCGGCCGAGTTCGGGGCGCGGCACACGCCTTGGGTGCTCACGGGGCTGACGCTTTTCGGCGCTTTTCTGGCCTATATCTACTCGGCACCGCCTCTCAAGCTCAAGCAGAACGGCTGGCTGGGCAACTACGCCCTGGGAGCGAGCTACATCGCTCTGCCCTGGTGCGCAGGCCACGCCCTGTTCGGCTCCCTCAGTCCAACGATCGTCGTGCTCACACTCTTCTATTCGTTCTCCGGCCTCGGGATCGCCATCGTCAACGACTTCAAGAGCATCGAGGGCGACCGCAAACTGGGCCTGCGCTCGCTGCCGGTGATCTTCGGCGTCGATCGGGCCGCCTGGATCTGCGTGCTGATGATCGATGTGTTTCAAATCGGCGTGCTGGGCTATTTGCTCTATCTGCAAAGTTGGGTCTACGCGGCCGTTCTGGCGGCGCTAATCGTACCGCAGATCGTTTTTCAGCGGCGATTTCTGGCGGACCCGGTGGCCAACGATGTGCGCTATCAGGCGAGTTCCCAACCGTTTCTGGTCTTTGGGATGCTGGTGACGGGTCTGGCGCTCGGTTGGGGGAGCCTCTAG